Proteins from a genomic interval of Rhodothermus marinus:
- a CDS encoding zinc ribbon domain-containing protein — protein MSEATPVCPACGARLKPEAVVCDLCGMPVRKSPRVLVCDACGHANPAGARYCNQCGAALPGVRPLAPHEQPSVAAETPKAKATGATSALRPVHVAFIVIGGLLLVGALYLITLISGGRGGLPPAGAASQAVELPLPEPGPIPPAMADQVAALEAEIARLDGSARLEKQQALVNLLIGIGRPDRAALVQEEIARQLDTPEAWRRAGNLFYDWMEMVDGPAKTALARRVIAAYRRVLEKEPDNLDVRADMAIAYLYDPDNPMEAVRQTRLVLEKDSTHIQANFNLGIMLLQINRLDEARAQFEKVQRLVGPRSPLYAQADTILQLIRRLQTNGSTQ, from the coding sequence ATGTCTGAGGCAACGCCTGTCTGTCCGGCCTGTGGCGCCCGGTTGAAGCCGGAGGCGGTGGTGTGTGATCTGTGCGGCATGCCGGTGCGGAAAAGTCCCCGGGTGCTGGTATGTGATGCGTGCGGCCACGCGAATCCGGCGGGGGCCCGTTATTGCAATCAATGTGGTGCGGCATTACCGGGCGTGCGGCCGCTGGCACCCCACGAGCAGCCTTCCGTTGCCGCCGAGACGCCGAAAGCGAAGGCAACCGGCGCAACTTCGGCGCTGCGCCCGGTGCATGTGGCCTTCATCGTGATCGGAGGGCTGTTGCTGGTGGGGGCGCTCTACCTGATCACGCTGATCAGCGGTGGACGGGGTGGATTGCCGCCGGCCGGTGCCGCTTCGCAAGCGGTGGAATTGCCGCTCCCGGAGCCCGGACCGATCCCGCCGGCAATGGCCGATCAGGTGGCTGCGCTGGAGGCCGAGATCGCCCGGCTGGACGGATCGGCCCGGCTGGAAAAACAGCAGGCGCTGGTGAACCTGCTGATCGGCATCGGACGGCCCGACCGGGCCGCGCTCGTGCAGGAGGAGATCGCCCGCCAGCTCGACACCCCGGAGGCCTGGCGACGGGCCGGTAATCTGTTTTACGACTGGATGGAAATGGTCGACGGTCCGGCCAAAACGGCCCTGGCCCGTCGGGTCATCGCGGCCTATCGGCGCGTGCTCGAAAAGGAGCCGGACAACCTGGACGTGCGGGCCGACATGGCCATTGCCTATCTGTACGATCCGGACAATCCCATGGAGGCCGTGCGCCAGACGCGGCTCGTGCTGGAAAAAGACTCCACGCATATTCAGGCCAACTTCAACCTGGGCATCATGCTGTTGCAGATCAACCGGCTCGACGAAGCCCGCGCTCAGTTCGAGAAGGTACAGCGGCTCGTCGGGCCGCGCTCACCGCTGTATGCCCAGGCCGACACGATCCTGCAGTTGATTCGTCGTCTGCAGACCAACGGTTCGACACAATGA